A stretch of the Rhizomicrobium sp. genome encodes the following:
- a CDS encoding GNAT family N-acetyltransferase: MSRPVCSTLSLTIRLARDAAEIDEAAALYVRSGRAAFTWRGPDHFRAADFRMFALDEEVWLAFLGEAPVGVLSLFKPENFVHCLYVDPDAQGLGVGRALVAHVRRIAGAPLTLKLDVPNRRAIAFYEATGWERMTGLDDLGVDDFGISWARYRLA; the protein is encoded by the coding sequence ATGTCCCGGCCCGTCTGCTCGACCCTCAGCCTCACCATCCGCCTGGCGCGCGACGCCGCGGAGATCGACGAAGCCGCCGCGCTCTATGTCCGCAGCGGCCGGGCCGCCTTCACCTGGCGCGGGCCCGACCATTTCCGCGCCGCGGATTTCCGCATGTTCGCGCTCGACGAGGAGGTCTGGCTCGCCTTTCTCGGCGAGGCGCCGGTCGGCGTCCTGTCCTTGTTCAAGCCCGAGAACTTCGTGCATTGCCTCTACGTCGATCCCGATGCGCAAGGACTCGGCGTCGGGCGCGCCCTGGTCGCGCATGTCCGCCGGATCGCGGGCGCGCCGCTGACGCTCAAGCTCGACGTGCCCAACCGCCGCGCCATCGCCTTCTATGAGGCGACGGGCTGGGAGCGCATGACGGGGCTCGACGATCTCGGCGTCGACGATTTCGGAATCAGCTGGGCGCGCTATCGGTTGGCGTGA
- a CDS encoding TraB/GumN family protein: MNRIILALCALLFAGSAHAAGDAPVAAPPVAAPTAETPAHVALWKVSGKASTVYLLGSVHLLSPTLQWRDARIDKAIGEADAFFFETALDQDAIKQYVAARGTLPPGQSLRAMLPPDSQKDLDDDMVLLGMPEAAIDGRRPWLAGLAMIGIKYMKTGLSAQAGVDLAVIAEAQARGKPLRYFETAGQQLALLAPDDPKLELESFEMLLKDFKSETDDVGPMVEAWAAGDTATLDKLFNKGFDNHPVARKAVLDDRNKAWVDVLKSVLDTENGTFFVTVGAGHLVGRRGVPVLLGHAGYRVERL; the protein is encoded by the coding sequence ATGAACCGAATCATCCTTGCACTCTGCGCGTTGTTGTTTGCCGGCAGCGCCCACGCGGCCGGCGACGCGCCGGTTGCAGCACCGCCGGTCGCGGCGCCCACCGCCGAGACGCCTGCGCATGTCGCGCTGTGGAAGGTGAGCGGCAAGGCGAGCACCGTCTATCTGCTCGGGTCGGTCCATCTTCTGTCGCCGACCCTGCAATGGCGCGATGCGCGGATCGACAAGGCGATCGGCGAGGCCGATGCGTTCTTCTTCGAGACCGCGCTCGACCAGGATGCGATCAAGCAATATGTCGCGGCGAGGGGCACGCTGCCGCCCGGCCAGTCGCTGCGCGCCATGCTGCCGCCGGACTCGCAGAAGGATCTCGACGACGACATGGTCCTGCTCGGCATGCCGGAGGCAGCGATCGACGGACGGCGCCCCTGGCTCGCGGGCCTTGCCATGATCGGCATCAAATACATGAAGACCGGCCTGTCGGCGCAGGCCGGAGTCGATCTGGCGGTCATCGCCGAGGCGCAGGCACGCGGCAAGCCGCTGCGCTATTTCGAGACCGCGGGGCAGCAATTGGCGCTGCTGGCGCCGGACGACCCGAAACTGGAGCTCGAGTCCTTCGAGATGCTGCTGAAGGACTTCAAGAGCGAGACGGACGACGTCGGGCCGATGGTCGAGGCCTGGGCCGCAGGCGACACCGCCACGCTGGACAAGCTTTTCAACAAGGGTTTCGACAATCATCCCGTCGCGCGCAAGGCCGTGCTCGACGACCGCAACAAGGCCTGGGTGGATGTCCTCAAGAGCGTGCTCGACACGGAGAACGGCACGTTCTTCGTGACCGTCGGCGCCGGCCATCTGGTGGGAAGGCGCGGCGTCCCGGTCCTGCTCGGCCATGCGGGCTATAGGGTCGAGCGGCTTTAA
- a CDS encoding M13 family metallopeptidase, with protein MALRSILFALPLACAAALAAAPSAEPHGVQRANMDTAVRPGDDFNLYANGAWLKTAVIPPDQAAWGSFSTLRDKAAKRTADLIAAIAKKKAAPGTDARKIADFYASVMDEAGIEAKGLAPVKSELDAIAAIADKHELAGALGGSVRADVDALNNTNFYTENIFGLWVAPGFGDPDHYTAYLLQGGLGLPDRSYYVAGDPNSLQILAAYQAHVVKLLTLAGFADAETRAKAVVALETRIAQIQGSRADSEDVLKANNSWSRADFAAKAPGLDWDAFFAGASLGHQQTITVWQQGAVPGVAAAVGDTPLAVWKDYLAFHVLNHYSGLLPKAFAEERFAFYGATLSGTPQQQARWKRAVSATNAALGWAVGRFYAARYFPPAFKTEAQAMVDNIKAAFGRRIDALDWMSPATKARAKAKLTTLYVGIGYPDRWIDYGKLSVVRGDALGNQQRSEAFEYRRNIALLGTAVDRSTWCMTPQTVNAVNLPLQNALNFPAAILDPPFFDAAADPAFNYGAMGSIIGHEISHSFDDQGSQFDAQGRLIDWWTPADFAHFRDSAQRLAAQYSQYSPFPGVTVNGNQTLGENIADVAGLSAAFDGWRASLGGKPAPVIDGLTGEQRFFLAYAQTRQQATRDAALREQVLTDGHAPAMYRAQAVRNIDGWYDAFAVTPDQKLYLDPAHRVRVW; from the coding sequence ATGGCGCTGCGTTCCATCCTCTTCGCTCTTCCGCTCGCTTGTGCCGCGGCGCTGGCCGCAGCACCCTCCGCCGAACCGCATGGCGTGCAGCGCGCCAACATGGACACCGCCGTCCGGCCCGGCGACGATTTCAATCTCTACGCCAATGGTGCCTGGCTGAAGACGGCGGTGATCCCGCCCGATCAGGCCGCCTGGGGCTCGTTCTCGACCCTGCGCGACAAGGCCGCCAAGCGCACCGCCGATCTGATCGCCGCGATCGCGAAGAAGAAAGCCGCGCCCGGCACGGACGCGCGGAAGATCGCCGACTTCTATGCCAGCGTCATGGACGAGGCGGGGATCGAGGCGAAGGGCCTTGCACCCGTGAAATCCGAGCTCGATGCCATCGCCGCGATCGCCGACAAGCACGAACTGGCCGGCGCCCTCGGCGGCTCGGTGCGCGCCGACGTCGACGCGTTGAATAACACCAATTTCTACACCGAGAACATCTTCGGCCTGTGGGTCGCGCCGGGCTTCGGCGATCCCGATCATTACACCGCCTATCTCCTGCAGGGCGGCCTCGGCCTGCCGGACCGCTCCTATTACGTCGCCGGCGATCCCAACAGTCTGCAGATCCTCGCGGCCTATCAGGCGCATGTCGTGAAGCTCCTCACCCTCGCCGGGTTCGCCGACGCGGAGACGCGCGCCAAGGCCGTCGTGGCGCTGGAGACCCGCATCGCGCAGATCCAGGGCTCCCGCGCCGACAGCGAAGACGTGCTGAAGGCCAACAACAGCTGGAGCCGTGCCGACTTCGCGGCCAAGGCGCCCGGCCTCGATTGGGACGCGTTCTTCGCGGGCGCTTCGCTGGGCCACCAGCAGACCATCACGGTCTGGCAGCAGGGCGCGGTCCCCGGCGTCGCCGCCGCGGTCGGCGATACGCCGCTGGCCGTGTGGAAGGACTATCTCGCCTTCCACGTCCTCAATCACTATTCGGGGCTGCTGCCCAAGGCCTTCGCCGAGGAGCGCTTTGCGTTCTACGGTGCGACGCTGTCGGGCACGCCGCAGCAGCAGGCGCGCTGGAAGCGCGCGGTGTCCGCCACCAACGCCGCGCTCGGCTGGGCGGTCGGCCGCTTCTATGCCGCGCGTTATTTTCCGCCGGCCTTCAAGACCGAGGCGCAGGCGATGGTCGACAACATCAAGGCCGCCTTCGGCCGCCGCATCGACGCGCTCGATTGGATGAGCCCGGCGACCAAGGCCAGGGCGAAGGCCAAGCTCACGACGCTCTATGTCGGCATCGGCTATCCCGACAGATGGATCGACTACGGCAAGCTTTCCGTCGTGCGCGGCGATGCGCTCGGCAACCAGCAGCGTTCGGAGGCGTTCGAGTACCGCCGCAACATCGCGCTGCTCGGCACGGCGGTGGATCGCAGCACCTGGTGCATGACGCCGCAGACCGTGAACGCCGTGAACCTGCCGCTGCAGAACGCGCTGAATTTCCCCGCTGCGATCCTCGACCCGCCCTTCTTCGATGCCGCGGCCGATCCGGCCTTCAACTACGGCGCGATGGGCTCGATCATCGGCCACGAGATCAGCCACAGCTTCGACGACCAGGGCAGCCAGTTCGATGCCCAGGGCCGCTTGATCGACTGGTGGACGCCCGCCGATTTCGCGCATTTCCGCGACTCGGCACAACGCCTGGCGGCGCAGTATTCGCAGTACAGCCCCTTTCCCGGCGTGACCGTGAACGGCAACCAGACGCTGGGCGAGAACATCGCCGACGTCGCGGGCCTGTCGGCCGCGTTTGACGGCTGGCGCGCCTCGCTCGGCGGCAAGCCGGCGCCGGTGATCGACGGCCTCACCGGCGAGCAGCGCTTCTTCCTCGCCTATGCCCAGACCCGGCAGCAGGCGACGCGCGATGCGGCGCTGCGCGAGCAGGTCCTGACCGACGGCCATGCGCCGGCGATGTATCGCGCGCAGGCGGTGCGCAATATCGACGGCTGGTACGACGCCTTCGCCGTCACGCCCGACCAGAAGCTCTATCTCGATCCGGCGCACCGCGTCCGCGTCTGGTAG
- the lpdA gene encoding dihydrolipoyl dehydrogenase, which yields MADTFDAVVIGGGPGGYNAAIRLGQLGLKTACIDKRGSFGGTCLNIGCIPSKALLHASERFDEAGHGFAKLGIQATVSLDLPAMMAHKDKVVGELTRGVEFLLKKAKSEAIVGEARIVAPGKVEVKAKDGSVRDLEARHIVIATGSEVAMLPGVTIDEQRIVSSTGALALTAVPKRLLVVGGGYIGLELGSVWRRLGSDVTVVEFLDRITPGLDGEVGKQFQRILQKQGIKFQLSTKVVGVEKTGDALRVTVEPAAGGEKTTLETDIMLVSIGRRPFVDKLGLDAAGVTLDPRGRVVTDAHYATNVPGIWAIGDCREGPMLAHKAEDEAVACAERIAGKAGHVNYDAIPAVVYTAPEVASVGKTEEELKAAGIAYKIGKFPFTANARAKTIAATEGFAKVIADAKTDRVLGVHILGAEAGNMISEAALAIEFGASSEDIARTSHPHPTLSEAVRQAAMAVEGWAMQM from the coding sequence ATGGCGGACACTTTCGATGCTGTCGTCATCGGCGGCGGCCCTGGCGGCTACAACGCGGCGATCCGGCTCGGCCAGCTCGGCCTCAAGACCGCCTGCATCGACAAGCGCGGCAGCTTCGGCGGCACTTGCCTCAACATCGGCTGCATTCCGTCCAAGGCGCTGCTGCATGCCAGCGAGCGTTTCGACGAGGCCGGCCATGGCTTCGCCAAGCTCGGCATCCAGGCGACGGTGTCGCTCGATCTTCCGGCGATGATGGCCCACAAGGACAAAGTCGTCGGCGAATTGACCCGCGGCGTCGAATTCCTCCTCAAGAAGGCGAAGTCCGAAGCCATCGTCGGCGAGGCCCGTATCGTCGCGCCCGGAAAAGTCGAAGTGAAGGCCAAGGACGGTTCCGTCCGCGACCTCGAGGCTCGGCATATCGTCATCGCGACCGGCTCCGAGGTCGCGATGCTGCCGGGCGTCACAATCGACGAGCAGCGGATCGTCTCCTCGACCGGCGCGCTCGCGCTGACGGCTGTCCCCAAGCGCCTGCTCGTGGTCGGCGGCGGCTATATCGGGCTCGAGCTCGGATCGGTGTGGCGGCGCCTGGGCAGCGACGTAACGGTGGTCGAATTCCTCGACCGCATCACGCCCGGCCTCGACGGCGAAGTAGGCAAGCAGTTCCAGCGCATCCTGCAGAAACAGGGCATCAAGTTCCAGCTCTCGACCAAGGTCGTCGGTGTCGAGAAGACGGGCGACGCGCTCCGCGTCACCGTCGAGCCGGCGGCGGGCGGCGAGAAGACGACGCTCGAGACCGACATCATGCTGGTCTCCATCGGGCGGCGGCCCTTCGTCGACAAGCTGGGCCTCGACGCCGCCGGCGTGACGCTCGACCCGCGCGGCCGCGTCGTCACCGACGCGCATTATGCGACCAACGTCCCCGGCATCTGGGCGATCGGCGACTGCCGCGAAGGCCCGATGCTGGCGCACAAGGCGGAAGACGAAGCCGTGGCCTGCGCCGAGCGCATCGCGGGCAAGGCCGGCCATGTGAATTACGACGCGATCCCCGCCGTGGTCTACACCGCGCCGGAAGTCGCCAGCGTCGGCAAGACCGAAGAAGAGCTGAAGGCCGCCGGCATCGCCTACAAGATCGGAAAATTCCCCTTCACCGCCAATGCCCGCGCCAAGACCATCGCGGCGACCGAGGGCTTCGCCAAGGTGATCGCCGACGCGAAGACCGACCGGGTGCTGGGGGTGCACATCCTGGGGGCCGAGGCCGGCAACATGATCTCGGAAGCGGCGCTGGCGATCGAGTTCGGCGCCTCCTCCGAGGATATCGCCCGCACCAGCCATCCGCATCCCACGCTGAGCGAAGCCGTCCGCCAGGCCGCCATGGCCGTCGAAGGCTGGGCGATGCAGATGTAA
- a CDS encoding FAD-dependent oxidoreductase: MDTLSTHCIIAGGGPAGMMCGLLLARAGVDVWVLEKHKDFLRDFRGDTVHPSTLQILDELGLLERFLKKPHDEVREIRAEIGKESFKVADMSRLPTRAKFVALMPQWDFLDFLAEEARRYPAFHLAMEAEITELLVRRKRIVGVKVKTPEGTGDMLARLVIGADGRRSRVRERARLTVKDFGAPFDVLWLRLPTEPSDPHEPVARFIGGSLFVMLHRGDYWQCALAIPKGGFAALKAEGLSAFLARLRTAAGFARDRVETIKSFDDVKLLTVTIDRLTRWARPGLLCIGDAAHAMSPVGGVGINLAIQDAVAAANILSPVLARRRPSLARLRRVQRRREWPTRVVQRFQVIVQNAVLAPTIRSQQTPRPPLPLYLLDRWAWLRQWPARFIGMGVRPEHVRSKAITPTDSAPS; encoded by the coding sequence GTGGATACGCTTTCGACCCATTGCATAATCGCCGGCGGCGGCCCGGCCGGCATGATGTGCGGATTGCTGCTCGCGCGGGCCGGCGTCGATGTCTGGGTGTTGGAGAAGCACAAGGACTTCCTGCGCGATTTCCGCGGCGACACGGTGCATCCCTCGACCTTGCAGATCCTCGACGAGCTCGGCCTGCTCGAGCGCTTCCTCAAGAAGCCGCATGACGAGGTGCGCGAGATCCGCGCCGAGATCGGCAAGGAGAGCTTCAAGGTCGCCGACATGTCGCGGCTGCCGACGCGGGCGAAATTCGTCGCGCTGATGCCGCAATGGGATTTCCTCGACTTCCTCGCGGAGGAAGCCCGCCGCTATCCGGCCTTCCATCTCGCGATGGAGGCGGAGATCACCGAATTGCTGGTCCGCCGCAAGCGCATCGTGGGCGTGAAGGTGAAGACGCCGGAAGGGACCGGCGACATGCTGGCGCGGCTGGTGATCGGCGCCGACGGACGCCGCTCGCGCGTGCGCGAGCGGGCGCGGCTGACAGTGAAGGATTTCGGCGCGCCGTTCGACGTGCTGTGGCTGCGCCTGCCGACCGAGCCGTCCGACCCGCACGAGCCGGTCGCCCGCTTCATCGGCGGAAGCCTGTTCGTGATGCTCCATCGCGGCGACTATTGGCAATGCGCGCTGGCGATCCCCAAGGGCGGCTTCGCGGCGTTGAAGGCCGAAGGCCTGTCCGCCTTCCTCGCGCGGCTGCGGACGGCGGCCGGCTTCGCGCGCGACCGCGTCGAAACGATCAAGAGCTTCGACGACGTCAAGCTGCTCACCGTCACCATCGACCGGCTGACGCGCTGGGCCCGGCCCGGGCTTCTGTGCATCGGCGACGCGGCACATGCGATGAGCCCGGTCGGCGGCGTCGGGATCAATCTCGCGATCCAGGACGCGGTGGCGGCGGCGAACATCCTCAGCCCCGTCCTCGCACGGCGGCGCCCTTCGCTGGCCCGGCTGCGCCGGGTGCAGCGGCGGCGCGAATGGCCGACGCGGGTCGTGCAGCGCTTCCAGGTAATCGTGCAGAATGCGGTGCTGGCGCCGACCATCCGCTCGCAGCAGACGCCGAGGCCACCCCTGCCGCTCTACCTGCTCGACCGCTGGGCGTGGCTGCGGCAATGGCCGGCGCGCTTCATCGGCATGGGCGTGCGCCCCGAGCATGTGCGCTCGAAAGCCATCACGCCAACCGATAGCGCGCCCAGCTGA